One segment of Macrotis lagotis isolate mMagLag1 chromosome 1, bilby.v1.9.chrom.fasta, whole genome shotgun sequence DNA contains the following:
- the ARL11 gene encoding ADP-ribosylation factor-like protein 11 produces the protein MGNLNFKTQHKDEPRVVIMGLDSAGKTTLLYKLKSRQVETYPTVGFNVESLEASKYGSVTLWDVGGQDQLRSSWKDYLEDTDSLLYVLDSTDEDRLPEATIELENVLNNAHMAGVPLLVLANKQEMPGALSLLEIRDRMRLERFNDRCWELRGCSALTGEGLKEVQLTLERLLKSRKQICLCSRTVNGERKMP, from the coding sequence ATGGGTAACCTGAATTTCAAAACTCAGCACAAGGATGAACCCCGAGTGGTGATAATGGGACTGGACTCTGCTGGCAAGACCACTCTCCTCTACAAACTGAAGAGCAGACAAGTGGAAACGTACCCTACTGTGGGCTTTAATGTTGAATCTTTGGAGGCATCCAAGTATGGCTCCGTGACTCTTTGGGATGTGGGGGGTCAGGACCAACTCCGGTCCAGTTGGAAGGACTATTTAGAGGATACTGACTCCCTCCTCTATGTGTTGGACAGTACAGATGAAGACAGGCTGCCTGAGGCTACAATTGAACTGGAAAATGTCCTGAACAATGCTCATATGGCCGGTGTCCCTCTATTGGTTCTAGCCAATAAGCAGGAGATGCCAGGGGCCCTTTCTTTGTTAGAGATAAGGGATAGGATGCGTCTGGAACGATTCAATGACCGGTGTTGGGAGCTTCGGGGTTGCAGTGCCCTAACAGGTGAGGGGTTAAAGGAAGTCCAGTTGACCCTGGAGAGACTTCTTAAATCCCGAAAACAGATATGCCTCTGCAGTAGAACAGTGAATGGAGAGAGGAAGATGCCTTGA